A segment of the Streptomyces sp. NBC_01235 genome:
ATCGGTGTCGCCCTCCTGTTCGTGGTCGGCAACTTCTTCGGTTTCGAGGCGACCGTTATCTTCCGCGAGGAGGTCAAGGACCCCGACAGGACCATCCCGCGGGCCACCTACCTGTCCGTGGCGGGCATCGGCGTCTTCTACGCCCTGGCCGCGTGGGCCTACATCGCCTTCACCGGCGCGGACAAGGCTCAGGCGGCCGCCACGGCCAACATGGGCGGGATGTTCACCGACGCGATGACCGCGCTGGTCGGCAAGACCGTGGTGGACGTCGTCACCGTCCTGCTGATGACCTCGATCCTGGCGTCGATGCTGTCCATCCACAACGTCACGGCGCGGTACATGCACTCCCTCGGTACCGACGGTGTGGTGCCGACGGCACTGGGCAAGGTGCACCCCAAGCACGGCTCGCCCTACGCGGCCGCGTCCATCATCGGTGCGCTGTGGGCGATCGGCGTGGTCCTGTTCGTGGCGCTGGGCAGCGACCCGAACGTCCTGTACGCACGTGCCTCCGGAATCGGTTCCTTCGCGATCCTGCTGCTCCTGTTCGCGGCCAGTGTGGCGGTGTTCTTCTACTTCCGCCACAACCCGTCCTCCCAGCCCGTGTGGAAGACAGCGGTGGCACCAATCCTGTCGGCCGCCGGAATCGGCGTGGTCGCGTACCTCGCGGTGACGAACTACTCGGACCTGCTCGGCGGCTCCGGCTTCTTCACCTCGTTCTTCCTGTTCTTCACGTTCGCCCTGTTCCTCGCCGGGATGGCCTACGCACGCGTTCTGCGTCGCCGACGCCCCGAGGTCTATCAGCGCATCGGCCGCCAGGAACTGTGACGACCTCCCTCTGACGGCGGCCGGCCGACCTCGATCAAGCAATCACGCCCTTCGCCCGACCGGGGTCGGCACCCGCCTTCTATACTTACGACCGTTAGTTAGTCACGCGTTTCATCGCACCTGTCGAACCCTTCCGCAGCAACCGAGGTAGCCATGAAAACTCCGGCACAGACAGCGCACGCGATCCCGTTCCGGGTCGCGGTCGTCGGCGCCGGCCCCAGCGGGTGTTACGCGGCCCAGGCTCTGCGCAAGGGGCAGCCGGACGTCGAGATCGCCGTCTTCGACTCGCTGCCGACGCCGTTCGGGCTGGTCCGGTACGGCATAGCACCGGACCACCAGGGCGCCAAAGCGGTGTCGCGGCAGTTCGAGCGGGTCTTCGGACAGCCGGGAGTGGAGTTCGTCGGGAACGTGTCCATCGGGATCGACATCGACTTCGAGTCCCTTCTCGAGAACTTCCACGCGGTGGTGCTCGCGACCGGGCTGGGGGCGGACCGGCAACTGGACATCGACCTGGATCCGGACGCCCGGGTCGTAGGCGCAGGAGATCTCGTCCGGCTGTTGAACTCGGACCCGGACGCCCGCCTGCGTCACCGGCGAGCCGGTCTCGAAAGCCTCGGTGCCGAAGTCGTGATCCTCGGCACCGGGAACGTCGCGGTGGATGTCGCACGACTGCTGTCGAAGTCCGACCTGGACTTCATCGCGTCCGACGTCGACGACGACGCACTGCGCGCAGTGGCGCCGAGCCCCGTACGGACCATTCACATCCTGGGGCGGTGTCAGTCCCATCTGGCCAAGTGGGACGCGTCGATGGTGAAGGAACTCGCCCAAGTCGTCGGCGTCCAGGTGAGCGTCGACGGCACGCCCTTGCTCCATGAGCCCACGATGTCCCCGCGCACGACGGTGAACGTGCGGTTCCAACAGGTGCCGACCTCCATTCGGCGGCACGACGGCCGCATCCGCGTGACGACGCACCGTACAGGCGACAGCGACCTGGTCGACCATCTCGACGCCGACACCGTCATCACGGCGCTCGGGTTCGACACCTCTTCGGCACAGCTGGCGCAGTTCGCCGGCCTTGAGGCTCCGAACGTCTTCCGGGTGGGCGGTCCGGCCACCGGCCGCCTGGGCAACCTGGCGGAGAACCGGAAGCTGGCGGCAGACACGGCGAAGGGCGTCCTCGCCTTCCTGCGCGGCCAGGAACCGCGGCACCGTCCGGGCCTGGACGGGCTCCGCGGCCACCTGCCCGCCTCGACCGTGAGCTTCCAGGCATGGCAGCGCATCGACGACGCCGAGATCCGGCGTGCCCGGCCCGACAGGTGCCGTACCAAGTTCACTACCCGGGACGGACTCCTCGCCGCAGCGGCGGGTTCCGATGCCCTGCCTTCCATCCCGCTGGCCACTACTGGGCCACCGGCAACACAGGAGAAGTGAAATGACTGTCGTACACGTCCTGTTCGGGACCGAGTCGGGCAACGCCGAAATGGTCGCGGACGACATCGCTGCCGCCTTCGGCGACCAGGGATTCGAGACCGTCACCGCGGAGCTGACCGACGTCGAGGTTTCCGACCTGGCCGACATGCACATCGCGGTGTTCGTCAGTTCCACCTACGGGGAGGGTGGACTGCCGGAGACTGCTGCGCCCTTCTACGACGCCCTCATGGCGGAGCGCCCCGACCTGACCGGTGTGAGGTTCGCGGCGTTCGGACTCGGCGACAGCGTCTACGAGACGTTCAACAACGCGATCGAGACCCTCCGCACGGCGCTCCTGGAGCTCGGCGCGGAACAGATCGGAACCACGGCCAGGCACGACGCGGCCTCGACCACCCCCGCCACGGAACTCGCCGAGGCA
Coding sequences within it:
- a CDS encoding APC family permease → MARHEQVPTVSGERRRAEVVDQPRHLQGNMGVGELAMSVLAFSAPLTTVAGFIPVLLMFGGKTGPAIYIVATVILLAFCVGFTVMGRTVPNPGGFYAFVTQGLGRSAGLGGALLATFGYFMIGFFAPPFFAITIQGYVEKNLGGPHIGWGWYALAIVAVTTALAYRRIDLSAKVLTAVMVLEVIVVVIFDVASFAHGAPSGAGGASLSLPWVTDPNIGVALLFVVGNFFGFEATVIFREEVKDPDRTIPRATYLSVAGIGVFYALAAWAYIAFTGADKAQAAATANMGGMFTDAMTALVGKTVVDVVTVLLMTSILASMLSIHNVTARYMHSLGTDGVVPTALGKVHPKHGSPYAAASIIGALWAIGVVLFVALGSDPNVLYARASGIGSFAILLLLFAASVAVFFYFRHNPSSQPVWKTAVAPILSAAGIGVVAYLAVTNYSDLLGGSGFFTSFFLFFTFALFLAGMAYARVLRRRRPEVYQRIGRQEL
- a CDS encoding FAD-dependent oxidoreductase, with amino-acid sequence MKTPAQTAHAIPFRVAVVGAGPSGCYAAQALRKGQPDVEIAVFDSLPTPFGLVRYGIAPDHQGAKAVSRQFERVFGQPGVEFVGNVSIGIDIDFESLLENFHAVVLATGLGADRQLDIDLDPDARVVGAGDLVRLLNSDPDARLRHRRAGLESLGAEVVILGTGNVAVDVARLLSKSDLDFIASDVDDDALRAVAPSPVRTIHILGRCQSHLAKWDASMVKELAQVVGVQVSVDGTPLLHEPTMSPRTTVNVRFQQVPTSIRRHDGRIRVTTHRTGDSDLVDHLDADTVITALGFDTSSAQLAQFAGLEAPNVFRVGGPATGRLGNLAENRKLAADTAKGVLAFLRGQEPRHRPGLDGLRGHLPASTVSFQAWQRIDDAEIRRARPDRCRTKFTTRDGLLAAAAGSDALPSIPLATTGPPATQEK
- a CDS encoding flavodoxin domain-containing protein, with the translated sequence MTVVHVLFGTESGNAEMVADDIAAAFGDQGFETVTAELTDVEVSDLADMHIAVFVSSTYGEGGLPETAAPFYDALMAERPDLTGVRFAAFGLGDSVYETFNNAIETLRTALLELGAEQIGTTARHDAASTTPATELAEAWARDLLALMPA